The nucleotide window TACGTAGTAGAAGAGGTTCAAGCAGTAGGTACTTAAGAGAAAAtcgaaataaaaatagtgtGTCAACATGATACTCTGTATCCACGAGAAGAACTTCTTTCCATGTATCATGGACATGTTCATAACTAAAAGCACTGGATAGGTTATGAACTAACTACCACCTCATATATACTAGATTAGATAAAATACTCTTTCGTTTTCCCGAGCACTAACTACTATCATAATTGGTAACTGAAAATGGTAAAAACTAAGCCCATCCCGAaaacacagcagcagcacacagCACGTATCGTATATCACATGGCTAGATTGATGGAGTCCTCCCAAGGTAGAGGAAGTACATAAGCGGaacagaaataaagaaattttaaaCATGACAAAACAATAGttatgacatgacatgatgacggtggatggaatgaatgaatgtaAAGTTTGGCGGCGGGGTATCAAATGCAAATTTTTATGCTGTATAAATGTAAAAGGGCGAGATAGATGAATTGCGAACAAAGATTTGAAGGTTTGGGAGAACAGGTGGCATGAGAAGACAATATGCGGAGATCCTGTtggattggttggttggttgtttggaAGGTAAGACGAAGAATGTAGATATAGATCAAGTTGATCAATACGTTGGAAGGGAGATCAAAACGATCACAGATACGCCGAGTTCTGGCGACTGCCGGAGTGCGAGCTACCGCCGCTATTGTCGCTGCCAGGCGTGGCTGGCTCGAGGACGACTTGCTGACGGATGGAGACGATCCATtcgtgctggaggagttcCGCTGCAGTGGACCGTTTATTGGGGTCACATTCGAAGCACCGTCGGAGGAAGTCGATACCTAGGTCGCTGAGCTGGTCTCGGGATGGCAATTGCGGCTGGTTGCCCTGGGCAATGTTGTACATGATGGCCCATTCGTTATCCAGAGTGGACCAAGGGCGACGACCCGTGGCCATTTCCAAGATCACACATCCTAATGACCAGATGTCGACGGCTCCTTGGCGGTGGATAAGTTTAGTGGTATCGCCGCGGATTACCTCGGGCGACATGTACATCGGAGTGCCGGTCATCGTTTTCTGGTTCTTGCCCCAATTGTTGTGGGCCAGCTGGGCGTCCTTGGGCACTATAGCGTCCTTGTGACCGGCGCCAGCGAAGGCATCCATAGGGACAACGGTTCTGCCCTGACGAGCGATGATCTTCGCAGCACCGAAATCAACGTATTTGATGATACCATTATGGTCAAGCAGGATATTTTCAGGCTTGATATCGCGATGGATAATGCCAGCCTGGTGCAGGTACGCCAATCCCTCCAGCAACTGAAGAGCATAGACCATAATGACGGTTTCGTCCTCGACACGTCCGTGCTCAAGCAAGCTGGCAAGGGACCCACCAGAACAGTATTCCATGAAGATGTAGACCTTATCGCGGTGGACTTCGATACCGTGGTAAGAGACGATGTTAGGATGATCCAAGACTTCCAATACACCCATCTCATCGCGGATTTGCTGGGCGATTTTAGGGATAAGTTGGGGGTCTTGCAAACGAATCTCCTTGACAGCCATGAGGTAGTTACTGTCAAGGTTAATTCCAGCGTAGACGGACCCAAATGTTCCTCCACCAATGAATTGGCCCTGTTGCCATCGCAAAGTAACGTTTGTAGCCGAGGATGAAAGCACCGTAAGAGACCTGTCTGCTTCGTTTGAGCCCTCTAGAACCCTTCCCAGTGCTTGGCGTTTAGCATCTTCGTCAACGCGTCTTTCCTCGATTTCGGTAAGATGAGCCACGCGCTGCTCCCGAACAAGCTTGGCTGCCTCTTCATCTGTAAGGACCCGCCCTGCGCCCATTCGTCTCGAACCGCCGCGCTCTTCCAAGCGTTGCTTCTCTGCCTGAGCTGCACGAGACGATCGAGCACCCATAATATCAAAGTGAGATATAAGAAGGGACATGCATCCGGCAACCTTCTGCCTCAGACGACTATACTGAGCATCATCCATAGACAGGAGGTGTCTGCTGGAGGTAATAGCCATTGCGAATTCCAAAGCAGCGACGGCCCACTTGAAGGTCTTTCTGTCAGCAGCATCGCAATCATCACAGATGAACGAAACCCAATCGAGGGACAACTCGACGAGTCTATTGCTGTTCATTGCGCGTCTATTGGGATCAACGTTCGAAGAACGCTTGCCGAACTCGGTAGCAAACGCATAGCATGCTTGGACTAGATCGTGATTTTCCACGTCTTTCTCCTTTAGTTGCTCCCGTATACGGGCAACACTATCCATGATGGTCATTGACAGCTTAAATGagatcttcttgatcttgttaAGCTCCACATTGACCCGACCAAGATTAGCACGCTGCTCGATGGCCATATCGAGCTGAATACCAGTGAGATGTGTCAGCTCATGTCTGGCATTAGACAGTCGCTGCTGGGTCCCTTCGACCACAAGTCGCAATTTGCCCAATCGCAAGTCCGTGGGCTGTTCCATGATGCCCAGCTGCATTTCCTTGCCAGCCCAAGCAAGAGGTTTTTCCGGACGAACCACGAGGATATACGGTGCATGCGGTGTATCCTTGCTGGTGTCATCCTCACGAAACGACGTGCCTAGGATAGCTTGGATATCTGCAGGGCGATCCCACAATGCGGGGTGTGCAAAGAGATAGACACCTTTTTGACCCACAGAGACGTTTGATTTGATCATGAAATGATCCGACACAAGCAGCGACTCCAAAAAGTCGTACGCAATGTCAGCCGGCAAATTGTATTCGGTTGCATTTTCGAACAGCTGGCGCAAGAATCGGGAAAATCTGTAAAGCTTCCGTTGCCGGATCCGGGTTGAGTCCAAAACGCTTTTATAACGCTTGTCCATGTCGGCCGGATCCTCGTCATGGCGAGGCTGCAACTCCCGCTCAAAGTGGTGCATTAAGCGTTGGATTGACTTGGCAGTCAGTGCACTAGCTCGGGTTAGCCATACTCATTTACTATATAGTTTGGAAAATGTTCGTACCTGAACTGCTCCGCGACCTCGATATCTCCACCCTCAAGTTGTCGGCCGACCTCGTTGGAAAACTCCCAATCCTGCTCTAGAGTTTCCGCTTCTTTAAACGTGTTCTTATTTGCAGTCAGCTTCCAGTTCAGAAGCCGGAAGTAATACTTCATCGCATCCAAGACGACTGCGTCAAAACCTTCATCAATGCAAGGAGGCAGGTCCCAGCCAGGCTCGGGTCTGGCGATATCCAGATAATGCCGTTTGATATCAACCGCCACCTTCATCAGAATCTGGAACTGCGATATCATTTGATCGACTAAGATGGCAGACTGCGAAGCTGGGTCTTTCATATTCTTAGCGTAAGATAGTCGAACCCGGATAATCTCCTGTATGAGACGAGAGGGGAAATTGATCAAAGTGAGGAGTTCTTCGATATAGGGAGGTAAGTGGCGTTTAGCGAAGGAACCCGCATTCTCAATCAATGtattctttgctttttggatGACTTCTCCGATGCCGTGGAGCATGTTATGTTTCCCTTGGAGGGTTTTGAGGCCATCCTCCTTCATGATGCGATCAAGGAAGGATGTTTCGTCGGAAAGGTCGCTATTGATTGATTTCGTTCTCGATTTGTTGAAATCCAACTCATCGTTTCCAACCCATTTCTGCAGGATAGCCAGCTCGGTGTTAATCAGGATAGTCGTGTTGTGCCACGCTAAAACAGCGTCGCGACTGGAGTGAAACTCCTCCGAAGCCACTCTAGGGTGGGCAGTTTCCAACTCCTTGTGAGTAGAGTAAAGGCTTTCGCATCGTTCTATTTGTGCGACAATATCCTCAACCTGCTTGATGGGTGACTTTCCGATCTCTGTTTCACCTTTGATCTCGAACTTGATGATTTCTTCGATGACGGGGCCAAGGCCAGCCCTCGCTTCTTCAATGAGCTTCCTCTGCAATGCAACACTCCTCCCACAGGTCCTGGCTCTGACACCCAACCATATTGCGTTGTTCTGAGCCGACGATCGTTTCGATTCCGTAGACCCGAGCAACCGCTGCTTCTCTTGCTTCACCACGTCTCCCTTTAACACCGATGAAAGCATAGAATGCCATTCCAGCCTCTCTTGGTTCCGTGGATTCTTGAGTTCCTCGATCGTTGGCTGATTGTCGTCGGTCAGGAAGAGCTGAATGTCCGGATCGTAGGCATCGTCTTCGAAAGGCACCtcggaggatggtgagggttCTTCGAGATCGGAGTCCCCCACCGTCATGCTCATGTTTTGAGCCTCATCGAAATGGCTGTACCAGGCCTGAGGATCGGCGCGAATGCGCTGGACGTACGCCTTCTCCTGAGCTCGATACTGTGCATTGGGGTCGCGTCTAGAAGTTCGTTTCGTTGAGGAACTCCGTTGGCGGTCATTCTGGAAGCTGATATACTGAGGCGGGCGTCGTTGGGGCGCGTAGGTATTGGAGGGCGTTCGAGCGGGGCCGGACGGACGTTGCGGCCGTAATTCACGATCGGTCACCGGATGACCATCCATAGGCGGGGCTTTCtcaagagcagcagaagcaccTATACTGGCCCCGCGCGGGCGTGTGGGCGTGCCAGTTGCCCATGATGGCAGGGcagatggaatggatggcggaggggaggaggaaatagTCGTCGCCGGGGTTTGGACCTGGCTGTCGAAATTCTCCGGGAAACTGGAGCTGGTTCTTACAGCATATGGCTGCTGCAGAAGCTCATCGGAGGACCCGGAGCCATCCGAATCATGGTTATTCAAATCAGGATGCTCCATGATCGGAAACCCGCGGTCCTGCTGAGACTCCATGTTGCATGTCCGACGTTTAGGAAGCGGGTTGGAAGGGAAGCCTCAAGCGGATAGATAGGGGGGTGTGGCGGTGCACGTCTGTGCTACTTATCGGTTCCGGACCGGGGGCTGATATCGCGCAGGCGTACCAGTGCATTCAAGGACTTTGAAGTGCGAAGGTAAATATAATGAAAAGATATTACAAGCGAGATGACTCTGCCATTCAAAAGTGCAAACCGCGAAGCATCTGAGGTTGAAATTCGAGTGGTATGCTCCAGATTAACAGGGCGGAGCTTCAGCCGGAGGTGGATTATTCCTGCCACACCTATACCGCATCGGGAGGCGGTAGGGCCCATTATGCCACAATCACGAGATGAATGATGCCTCAGGCGGAAGGCACATGCTTTTCTATAAAGTACCAGACAGTGTTCCAGATATCATGAATCATGTGGACATTCTCACACCGGCTTTTGTTAACGGGATATGGTAGCCCTGAATTGGTTTCTACTGTGGCGACTGGCCCCTTGCTTCTCACAAGTACTCATAGGCGAAAGAAAATGACAGATCACACGGCTGGTGCTTGAAGAGGCATTTGAGAGGACTGAGGCATATACACACCTATCAAAGTtcaaaagaaataattttacGGCCTTGATTGTTACCATCCTACTCGCCTCTCAATCTACCTCTCTAAGTATGAACGGTGAAGAGTTTTCAGAACTACCAAATGTGTCAGTGGGTGGTTGCCTAGGAGTATTCGTAAAGCTGTAGGCCGCGTTCAGCGCTCCAAATGATATAACCCTCAAAAAGCGACataaaagaagcaaaatgCAACCATCGGCATGCCTCTTAAATTGACCAAGTCGGGAAATCGCAGAAGGTGATCTGAAACTCTACTCCTTATAGTTCAGACGGAGACTTGTCGGGTTAGTATGCGTTCTCCTTTTCGGGCGTCTTTAAATGTCCGCTCTGGTCGACCTCATGCATCTTCTCGAAATTCCCGCCTGATTCTTGGATAAAAAGTTGGACGACGATCAATTGACATCTTGAAGATCGCCCTGAGGCGTGAATAGTGGCATGCGTCTGATGGTTGATCAGTGGAACCCATTGTCCTGAATTGGGGCTGCGGGTCTCTTGGAGATCCATTTTGGAAATTCCGGGGAAGCTTAAGCAGGTACTGGTGGACAGTAAACTATGGGAACAGTTGATCTGACCGCCTAGTAGAATGTTACTCTGATTGTGACATCATGCTAGCAGTATGGAAATATCCAGGTTAGGATGTGGTGTTGTGGTCCAACTCCTTGAGAGGTATTGATATTCTATATGGCGATGAGCTGTATCAGTTTTCCACAAGATAATACTACTGGGGTATTCTAGTGGGATAGAGATTAATCACACATAGCACCTATTATCTACTCCTTTGTGCTTGTTCAACATTCCGTTCTGAATTCGACAAGAACAACGGAGATAGATTGAACGATATGATTATCAAATTCATGTTGATCAAATCCTCAGATGATCTTGCATTGATGATTGACGAAGACTGAAAGAAACCCCCAAAAGGTGCCAAGACCGCTAGTCCGAGCCAGTCGGGATGCCGAATTGCCCTAGCCAATGGGGACTGGTGAGCTTATCTCTACCTACGGGAGACGCAGCTGGAAGGACTGAGTGGTTTTTGGTCAATATCGTAAACTTCCAAGAAGAGGTACAGAGGAAATAGCTCCAAGCTGCTGACAGATATAGCGggctactaactaactattgTAGTGTTACTTGGTGCTACCGTTGATCCAGGGATATCGATTGCTGATGTGGCTCCGTGGAGTTGTTGGTTCGTCCCAGTCAAGCAGCCCTATGATCCGTGCTGGAAACACGATCGCTTGATCTGGACTTGGCCATCCCATACAAATTTATTCTTTCACGGTCATTCCGAGATATACTGTGAATTATTGAGGAGATATGCAGATTTCTGTCAACCGTCCATCTTACAGTATTGCCGTAGGAAGTTACTCAGAAGTCAGCTGGTAACATAGTAGGTATCTCCAAAGAGTACGGAGTAACCTTCCTGCTATGAAGGAACAACGCAGACACCGTCCGACAAGGATAATGAGACGGAGGTCTTGGCTTCATTAAAGCTCTACTCATGGGATATCAACATTGCAACCGACAGTCATGGCCAGGAGTAACAGGAACCCACGGGTTTGTTTTGAAGAGTGAAATCAGGAGGGCTGATAAGCCATCCCGGCTGACTGCTGATTGGACGGCCGAAGTCTGAAGATAAGCACAGCGAGACCGGCTGGGCTGAAGGAATTCACGACGCGACCATGAATTTACCATGGATTGATTCATACGAACTAGTAACTAAGGGGAGTCACTGACTACCTCGTGGTCCTTGTCAACTGGGGTTGACTCCTCAAACCATGGAAGTTCGAGAACGATGGGTGAAGCCACGAACTCAATCCGCAGCCTTGTCTCTGATAGATAGGGGAGTaagttagtaagtagtgaatTGATAGATAACCATTTCAGCTGCGAGTCCGGAGTAGTAAGCTCAGGTAATGCCATTGTTTCTGATTGGCCGATTGAATGCTATCTCCCACCAGTCGCGAGAAGCTGTCCGAGAAATTAACGAAAACTAAAGAGTCCTTCGGAAGTTTCCTGTTCCTTTTTGAGTCTTATCCGCCTTGCATCGAGTCCAATGACGCTGTTACTATCCATTATTTGCCCCCATCTGTCATTGAAATCTTCCATCTCAGGGTCTCTATCGATAGTTGCATAGTAGAAactagtagcagtagcagtagtagtagtactactacagtagGTATACTAGGTTAGTAAGTCGGTCACAttaccatcttcaacccctatccatagtaagtagtagtagtagtagtagtagtagttagtagggTATGACATGGAGGGAATTTCTCAGCTTCTTGCCTGTCACCAATGCAGCATGGCGCGGTTAGGCTGCCATGCACCCAGCCAGTGTCAcccacacacacgcacacctAACTTGGCTTTTCCGTCCACGTTCTCGTCTGATTTCCTCCCAGCTAGCAGACATTATTAcaggatgatggctggatCCCGCTGCAGGTCAAGTGGAATATCCCAACGGGAAGCCGCGCATTGGCCcgcccatcccatccattcatcctccCTCCGGAGTCTCCACGCTCTTATCCGCCGCCATGGCtttcttgctgcttgctgatatctatctatcggTCGTATTGATTGCGACTAACCATGGCTTAGGGTTGCGCCTAGTGCCCGAATGGGTGGATCCGGCCATGAATCAATGCAAGTGAGACCATGGCGTTTCATTCTGACTGGTATCATCGCCCTGCTCCGACTATTTCCAGTACTATTTATCACTCCTGcatcccctctccttccccctgcAGTGGCTTTAATTTGCTTTTTGAATTAGACTCCTCCGTCGTCTTCtatttcccttcctcccataattcctttttttccctcttgatCGCTAGTGTCTAGAgcccccccatccccccgACTTGTTTGCCCATCTCTCGCTGCCTTAACCCATTAAAGGCCTTTGGGTCTACACGTCGACCCCATCTCGCGCCCTCTGCATATTCTACAGGGCTCCTGGTCTTAGTGTCCAAGGCTTAGGAGTCACATAGACACTTTCATACACAGTTCTGGGCCTTTCTTTATCAGAAAGCCCCTGTGTAATTCACTATGTCGGAATACCCTGTCGCCTACAATGGCACGGACAATGGAACCGGTGGTAACTCCCTGACAGAAGATCTTAACATCTACTACAGCGTATGTCTTTCTTAGATATGTGATGGAGGCTATGATTGGGCTCACCCCCGCTAACTGACTCTAGTCTGGAGATATTGCTTGGGTTATCACCTCTACGgctttggtgttgttgatgattcCTGGTGTTGGGTATGATTACCACCTGTTCATCTAGCCATTGGGCTCCCTCCAACTGACGACAACAGCTTTTTCTACTCAGGTCTCGCCCGACGCAAATCAGCATTGTCGCTAATATGGCTTTCAATAATGTCTGTCGGGGTGGTATCATTCCAATGGTTCTTCTGGGGATACTCATTGGCCTTTTCTCACACCGCTGGAAAGTACATTGGTGACCTGAACAATTTTGGAATGAAGGGTGTTTTGGCAGCTCCTTCAGTTGGTAGTACCAAGGTTCCGGATCTTCTCTTCGCTGTCTTCCAGGGCATGTTCGCTGCTATTACGTGAGTGTCCCCAAACAACGGAAGCAACTTCCCAAGACTGATGGCTGATAACGGAGATAGGGTTGCCCTTGCTGTTGGTGCAGTCGCGGAACGTGGTCGCATGCTGCCTTGCATGGTCTTTAGCTTCGTTTGGTCCACCATTATCTACGATCCGATCGCCTGTTGGACATGGAACTCGTCCGGCTGGGTATACAAACTGGGAGGACTTGACTTCGCAGGTGGTACCCCCGTCCACATTGCTTCCGGCACGGCTGCACTGGCATACTCCCTGATGCTCGGCAAGCGCCGCGGACATGGCACCCACGAGCTCAACTACCGTCCCCACAACGTCACGCACGTCGTCATTGGTACTGTCTTCCtctgggttggttggttcggATTCAACGCCGGCTCTGCCTTGAGCGCCAACTTGCGTGCTGTTATGGCAGCCGTGGTCACGAACTTGGCTGCCTCCGTGGGTGGTGTCACCTGGTGCATCATGGACTACAGACTGGAG belongs to Aspergillus luchuensis IFO 4308 DNA, chromosome 3, nearly complete sequence and includes:
- the sskB gene encoding putative MAP kinase kinase kinase SskB (BUSCO:EOG092605FC;~COG:T;~EggNog:ENOG410PF9Z;~InterPro:IPR017441,IPR008271,IPR017240,IPR000719, IPR011009;~PFAM:PF07714,PF00069;~go_component: GO:0005737 - cytoplasm [Evidence IEA];~go_function: GO:0004672 - protein kinase activity [Evidence IEA];~go_function: GO:0004709 - MAP kinase kinase kinase activity [Evidence IEA];~go_function: GO:0005524 - ATP binding [Evidence IEA];~go_process: GO:0006468 - protein phosphorylation [Evidence IEA];~go_process: GO:0051403 - stress-activated MAPK cascade [Evidence IEA]), encoding MESQQDRGFPIMEHPDLNNHDSDGSGSSDELLQQPYAVRTSSSFPENFDSQVQTPATTISSSPPPSIPSALPSWATGTPTRPRGASIGASAALEKAPPMDGHPVTDRELRPQRPSGPARTPSNTYAPQRRPPQYISFQNDRQRSSSTKRTSRRDPNAQYRAQEKAYVQRIRADPQAWYSHFDEAQNMSMTVGDSDLEEPSPSSEVPFEDDAYDPDIQLFLTDDNQPTIEELKNPRNQERLEWHSMLSSVLKGDVVKQEKQRLLGSTESKRSSAQNNAIWLGVRARTCGRSVALQRKLIEEARAGLGPVIEEIIKFEIKGETEIGKSPIKQVEDIVAQIERCESLYSTHKELETAHPRVASEEFHSSRDAVLAWHNTTILINTELAILQKWVGNDELDFNKSRTKSINSDLSDETSFLDRIMKEDGLKTLQGKHNMLHGIGEVIQKAKNTLIENAGSFAKRHLPPYIEELLTLINFPSRLIQEIIRVRLSYAKNMKDPASQSAILVDQMISQFQILMKVAVDIKRHYLDIARPEPGWDLPPCIDEGFDAVVLDAMKYYFRLLNWKLTANKNTFKEAETLEQDWEFSNEVGRQLEGGDIEVAEQFSALTAKSIQRLMHHFERELQPRHDEDPADMDKRYKSVLDSTRIRQRKLYRFSRFLRQLFENATEYNLPADIAYDFLESLLVSDHFMIKSNVSVGQKGVYLFAHPALWDRPADIQAILGTSFREDDTSKDTPHAPYILVVRPEKPLAWAGKEMQLGIMEQPTDLRLGKLRLVVEGTQQRLSNARHELTHLTGIQLDMAIEQRANLGRVNVELNKIKKISFKLSMTIMDSVARIREQLKEKDVENHDLVQACYAFATEFGKRSSNVDPNRRAMNSNRLVELSLDWVSFICDDCDAADRKTFKWAVAALEFAMAITSSRHLLSMDDAQYSRLRQKVAGCMSLLISHFDIMGARSSRAAQAEKQRLEERGGSRRMGAGRVLTDEEAAKLVREQRVAHLTEIEERRVDEDAKRQALGRVLEGSNEADRSLTVLSSSATNVTLRWQQGQFIGGGTFGSVYAGINLDSNYLMAVKEIRLQDPQLIPKIAQQIRDEMGVLEVLDHPNIVSYHGIEVHRDKVYIFMEYCSGGSLASLLEHGRVEDETVIMVYALQLLEGLAYLHQAGIIHRDIKPENILLDHNGIIKYVDFGAAKIIARQGRTVVPMDAFAGAGHKDAIVPKDAQLAHNNWGKNQKTMTGTPMYMSPEVIRGDTTKLIHRQGAVDIWSLGCVILEMATGRRPWSTLDNEWAIMYNIAQGNQPQLPSRDQLSDLGIDFLRRCFECDPNKRSTAAELLQHEWIVSIRQQVVLEPATPGSDNSGGSSHSGSRQNSAYL
- the AMT1 gene encoding ammonium permease MEP2 (COG:P;~EggNog:ENOG410PFGK;~InterPro:IPR001905,IPR018047,IPR002229,IPR029020, IPR024041;~PFAM:PF00909;~TransMembrane:11 (o33-54i66-84o123-144i151-175o187-206i226-243o255-275i287-304o310-327i339-361o395-413i);~go_component: GO:0005887 - integral component of plasma membrane [Evidence IEA];~go_component: GO:0016020 - membrane [Evidence IEA];~go_function: GO:0008519 - ammonium transmembrane transporter activity [Evidence IEA];~go_process: GO:0015696 - ammonium transport [Evidence IEA];~go_process: GO:0072488 - ammonium transmembrane transport [Evidence IEA]); this encodes MSEYPVAYNGTDNGTGGNSLTEDLNIYYSSGDIAWVITSTALVLLMIPGVGFFYSGLARRKSALSLIWLSIMSVGVVSFQWFFWGYSLAFSHTAGKYIGDLNNFGMKGVLAAPSVGSTKVPDLLFAVFQGMFAAITVALAVGAVAERGRMLPCMVFSFVWSTIIYDPIACWTWNSSGWVYKLGGLDFAGGTPVHIASGTAALAYSLMLGKRRGHGTHELNYRPHNVTHVVIGTVFLWVGWFGFNAGSALSANLRAVMAAVVTNLAASVGGVTWCIMDYRLERKWSTVGFCSGVIAGLVAITPGSGFVTPWAAFIFGVVGAAACNYATKLKYVLRVDDALDIFAVHAIGGLVGNLLTGLFAADYIAHLDGSTVIDGGWINHNYIQLGYQLADSISGMAYSFFGSCIILFIINLIPGLHLRIPEEEEILGVDDAEIGEFAYDYVEITRDVIGGTSPENGDVSSKRTMTPPNGNEETVETKA